From Algoriphagus sp. NG3, the proteins below share one genomic window:
- a CDS encoding TonB-dependent receptor: MEKSILRKIIMLSKYFMCAFLFQLFFTAVLMANTGNAQLKGLAEVKVTVNFKESTLNKVIAELESQSGFQFTYNKALVAVDELRVSMSTRNTPLSEVLLEISSQTNLKFVQLDDNIHITKGPKKSTPKAVEPIAVVEVRGQVLDPTGLALPGVTVRIKNTTRGTTTNLDGEFTLQVNEGETLVFSFIGFVEKEVVVQNQTVINIVLEEDLQSLDEVIVVGYAEQKKETIVGAVAQTSGEVLKRTGGVSNVGAALTGNLPGVITTASTGVPGGENPQIVIRGQNSWNGNSPLILVDGVERPEFFNTMDIASVESISVLKDASATAVFGSRGANGVIIVTTKRGREGKAQITANVSSTMKVVSKLPGKFDAYDAIGIRNRAIENELSANPDGWADYIPYETRNKYRFPSSLEESERYPNIDWQETLFKDYAMAYNANVGIRGGTKFTQYFASIDFQNEGDLFRSFDNNRGYEPGYNYNRLNFRSNLDFQLTSSTQLQVNLGGSYGTRKTPWGGGNSSSFWSAAYANPPDAFMPVYSDGAWGVYAPDDVAAENSVRILAVSGIQYITKTQLSTNFVLNQDLGMILKGLNFRGTLAVDNSFTESNRGVNDLYNTPFQKWIDPVTGAHLYDDIVDANSRFDFREAVTWGISNGQMVTNGPDAAQRRLYYQFQLNYTGSIAERHNYSLMGLMSRQQDATGNMIPSYREDWVFRANYNYKNKYLLDYSGAYNGSEKFAPEYRFAFFSSGGIGWVLSEEGFMKSFSFLDFLKVRASYGEVGDDNIGGRFLFMDQWAYGESSQLGIIGVDGEYSPYTWYRQSSVGNPEVHWETVYKTNIGVEFDMFNGLINGNFEYFKDDRKDILMSDDRSIPSYYGTTAPAANLGRVVTKGFEFTLGASHTFGNQVRVWGDFSMTHAENVVIERDDPELQVDYQKAKNYQLGQYRTHISNGYYSSWDEVYGSTPHNANDQFKLPGGMQILDFNGDGVIDSFDAAPFGFSGVPENTYSTNIGVEWKGLSVYVQFYGVNNVTRDVPLGSLNNRLNRVYEEGSYWSEDNMDPDAPMPRWGALLQGYSNGQRYLYDGSYLRLKNAEIAYLFNGDWVRRIGVETLRVYVNGNNLLLWTDMPDDRESNFSSAGFAGAYPTVRRINLGLNVSF, translated from the coding sequence ATGGAAAAATCAATACTTAGGAAAATCATTATGCTTTCCAAATATTTTATGTGTGCGTTCCTCTTTCAGCTGTTTTTTACAGCTGTGCTGATGGCAAATACCGGCAATGCCCAACTGAAGGGCCTGGCCGAGGTAAAAGTCACCGTAAATTTCAAGGAAAGCACACTAAATAAAGTCATCGCTGAGCTGGAATCCCAAAGTGGATTTCAATTCACCTACAACAAGGCATTGGTAGCCGTAGATGAACTCAGGGTAAGCATGTCAACGAGAAATACCCCGCTATCGGAAGTATTACTCGAGATTTCCAGCCAGACCAATCTGAAGTTTGTACAACTGGATGATAATATCCATATCACAAAAGGGCCTAAGAAGTCTACCCCTAAAGCGGTGGAGCCCATTGCTGTGGTGGAGGTAAGAGGGCAGGTGCTGGATCCTACAGGGCTCGCGCTTCCCGGCGTTACAGTAAGGATCAAGAATACCACCAGGGGCACCACTACCAATCTTGACGGAGAATTTACCCTCCAAGTCAACGAGGGTGAGACCCTGGTTTTTAGTTTTATAGGCTTTGTGGAAAAAGAAGTCGTAGTTCAGAATCAGACCGTGATCAATATTGTGTTGGAGGAAGACCTCCAAAGTCTCGATGAGGTGATCGTAGTCGGGTATGCTGAGCAAAAGAAAGAAACGATTGTGGGGGCGGTAGCTCAGACAAGTGGGGAGGTTCTCAAGCGTACAGGTGGGGTATCCAATGTGGGAGCCGCTCTTACAGGTAATCTTCCAGGGGTAATCACAACTGCAAGTACAGGTGTACCGGGCGGAGAAAATCCCCAGATAGTAATCCGGGGCCAAAACAGCTGGAATGGAAATTCCCCATTAATCCTGGTGGATGGAGTGGAGCGGCCAGAATTTTTCAACACCATGGATATCGCCTCTGTGGAGAGTATTTCTGTGTTGAAAGATGCCTCGGCTACTGCGGTTTTTGGATCCAGGGGTGCAAATGGAGTAATCATCGTCACTACCAAAAGAGGCCGGGAAGGAAAAGCCCAGATCACCGCCAACGTAAGCTCCACCATGAAGGTGGTATCCAAGTTACCGGGTAAGTTTGATGCCTACGATGCTATCGGAATCCGTAACCGGGCAATAGAAAATGAACTTTCGGCAAATCCTGACGGATGGGCGGATTACATCCCTTACGAGACACGGAACAAGTATAGATTTCCCTCAAGTCTTGAAGAGTCTGAGCGATACCCAAATATTGATTGGCAGGAAACACTCTTCAAAGATTACGCAATGGCGTATAATGCCAATGTAGGAATCAGAGGCGGGACTAAGTTTACCCAATATTTTGCCAGCATTGATTTCCAGAATGAAGGGGATCTTTTTAGAAGTTTTGATAACAATCGTGGATATGAGCCTGGGTACAATTATAACCGTCTGAATTTCAGGAGTAACCTGGATTTTCAGCTGACTTCCAGCACGCAGCTTCAGGTGAATCTGGGCGGATCCTATGGCACTAGAAAAACCCCCTGGGGTGGGGGCAATTCCAGTAGCTTCTGGAGTGCGGCCTATGCAAATCCACCAGATGCGTTTATGCCTGTCTATTCAGATGGGGCCTGGGGTGTATATGCACCGGATGATGTGGCGGCCGAGAATTCTGTAAGAATACTTGCTGTCAGTGGTATTCAGTATATCACAAAAACACAGCTTTCCACAAATTTTGTCCTTAATCAAGATCTGGGAATGATCCTCAAGGGACTGAACTTCCGGGGAACTTTGGCTGTAGATAATTCTTTCACCGAATCCAATAGAGGTGTAAATGACCTTTACAATACGCCATTTCAGAAGTGGATTGATCCAGTGACAGGTGCTCATCTATACGATGATATAGTGGATGCGAACAGCCGGTTTGACTTTAGGGAAGCTGTGACTTGGGGGATTTCAAATGGGCAAATGGTAACGAATGGACCGGATGCTGCCCAAAGAAGATTGTATTACCAGTTTCAGCTGAACTACACCGGAAGCATAGCAGAACGTCACAATTATTCACTGATGGGTTTGATGAGCCGGCAACAGGATGCCACAGGTAATATGATCCCTTCATATCGGGAAGATTGGGTTTTCCGAGCTAATTATAATTATAAGAACAAGTACTTGCTGGACTATAGCGGTGCTTACAATGGATCTGAGAAGTTTGCTCCAGAGTATAGATTTGCATTCTTTTCATCCGGAGGTATAGGATGGGTACTGTCAGAAGAAGGGTTTATGAAGTCCTTTTCATTTTTGGATTTCCTTAAAGTCAGAGCGAGCTATGGAGAGGTAGGAGATGACAATATAGGCGGCAGGTTTTTATTCATGGATCAGTGGGCCTATGGTGAAAGCTCCCAGCTCGGAATCATAGGAGTGGACGGGGAATACAGTCCTTATACCTGGTACAGACAGTCATCGGTAGGCAACCCCGAGGTACATTGGGAGACAGTATATAAGACTAATATCGGAGTGGAATTCGATATGTTCAATGGTCTGATCAACGGTAATTTCGAGTATTTCAAGGATGATAGAAAGGATATCTTGATGTCTGATGACCGTTCTATTCCCAGCTATTACGGCACTACTGCCCCAGCGGCAAATTTAGGACGTGTTGTGACGAAAGGATTTGAGTTTACCCTAGGTGCAAGCCATACTTTTGGAAATCAAGTCCGTGTATGGGGGGACTTTTCTATGACTCATGCGGAGAATGTGGTGATTGAGAGAGATGATCCCGAGCTACAGGTTGATTATCAGAAAGCTAAAAACTATCAGCTCGGTCAGTACCGTACGCATATCAGCAATGGCTATTATAGCTCATGGGATGAGGTGTACGGCAGTACACCGCACAATGCAAACGATCAGTTTAAGCTACCGGGGGGGATGCAAATCCTTGATTTCAACGGCGACGGGGTGATTGACTCCTTTGATGCTGCTCCATTTGGCTTTTCAGGAGTACCGGAGAATACCTACAGTACCAATATTGGGGTAGAATGGAAAGGGCTGAGTGTCTATGTTCAATTCTATGGTGTAAACAATGTGACCAGAGACGTGCCACTAGGAAGTTTGAACAACCGTCTCAACAGAGTATATGAAGAAGGAAGCTATTGGTCTGAGGACAATATGGATCCGGATGCACCTATGCCTAGATGGGGGGCGCTGCTACAGGGGTATAGCAATGGACAGCGTTACCTGTATGACGGGTCTTATCTCCGTCTCAAAAATGCTGAAATCGCCTATCTGTTCAATGGAGATTGGGTGAGAAGAATAGGAGTAGAGACCTTAAGGGTCTATGTGAACGGCAACAACTTGCTTCTATGGACGGATATGCCGGATGATAGGGAGTCCAATTTCTCCTCAGCAGGCTTTGCCGGTGCTTATCCTACGGTAAGAAGGATCAATCTTGGCCTAAATGTTTCATTCTAA
- a CDS encoding SusC/RagA family TonB-linked outer membrane protein, producing the protein MKYIRLVMVCCVAAMVFPFELMAQSTLKINLNPVVKSNVGKTIQGAVITSEEDDYSAVSDSLGVVKLFVTANTYLSVGAPGYETRLFRATPDLEEITLFGDLEGDDVKVAFQTRDKRDLMGGVSYVNMPEVLQDNYITYPLDRMEAYVGGLSGNLWGNSSTLVLVDGVPRDIDSVHPTEIAQMTFLKGVSAVALYGSRAAKGVIMITTKRGVANTQNITLRTNAGVNTPKAYPEYLGSGEYMSLYNEARANDGLSPLYSENEIYNYSSGDNIYRYPNADYYSPEYLQEAYSRYDGNLEISGGNETARYYTNVGFMTEGTVLNFGQAAENKNERFNVRGNIDLNLNDFISAKVDASAIFYNSKGVNSIYSIGEDNIDYWQGSTILRPNRFAPLIPIDYVEQGDDSSWDLIETSDHLIDGKYLLGGTQLDQKNPFADIYAGGSNTFTSRQFQFNAGVDADLRNVLEGLSFSSLFGLNYNTSYNLSFENEYAVYEPSWTNYNGIDQIERFTKYGQDASSRTQNTNNNWFRQTVSFSAQLNYKRTYQEKHNVSAMLLANGFQISESAIYHRVSNANLGLYLAYNFKQKYYAEFSSALVHSAKLPKGNRKAISPTMSLGWRLSGEEFLSSSSVLDDLRISISGGILNTDLDIEDFYLYEPIYTDGGSWYEWKDGLNNTGTDVRRGENMNLTFPKREEISLEMEASLFNKLVYLNGSVFTSRMTGLFVQNNILYPSYFVTGWPISSWIPYVNYNNDIRNGVDFQLNLNKRVGEVEWTLGVSGLYYNTKASKRAENYEDGYQNRQGMPLDAIWGLESIGFFSGVDDIENSPTQAFGEVRPGDIKYKDQNGDGIINAQDEVYLGRGGWSGAPLTMGFHVSAKVKNFTVFALGTMRSGAYAMKNNDYFWVNADDKYSAVVRDRWTEETQNTATFPRLTTLNGANNFRSSDFWLYSTNRFDLAKVQVSYSFPKRILGNGFIKELGTYVSGSNLLTVSPNREILEMNIGSAPQTRFYNFGIQAMF; encoded by the coding sequence ATGAAATATATTAGACTAGTGATGGTATGCTGTGTCGCGGCGATGGTGTTTCCGTTTGAGCTGATGGCACAGAGTACCTTAAAAATAAACCTTAACCCAGTGGTGAAGTCCAATGTCGGTAAGACGATACAAGGAGCTGTCATCACAAGCGAAGAGGATGATTACTCTGCTGTTTCTGACAGTTTGGGAGTAGTGAAACTGTTCGTTACCGCAAATACATATTTGTCCGTAGGAGCCCCAGGATATGAAACAAGGCTTTTCAGAGCTACACCTGATCTGGAGGAGATCACCCTTTTCGGGGATCTGGAAGGGGATGATGTGAAGGTTGCTTTTCAGACTAGGGATAAGAGAGACTTGATGGGCGGTGTCTCGTATGTGAATATGCCTGAAGTACTTCAGGACAACTACATCACTTACCCTCTTGACCGGATGGAAGCTTATGTAGGAGGGCTCAGTGGTAACCTCTGGGGAAATAGTAGCACTTTGGTCTTAGTGGATGGTGTTCCCCGGGATATTGACAGTGTACACCCTACTGAAATAGCCCAGATGACTTTCCTGAAAGGAGTCAGTGCCGTGGCACTATACGGAAGCAGGGCAGCAAAGGGCGTGATCATGATCACCACAAAAAGAGGAGTGGCAAATACCCAAAATATCACTTTACGGACGAATGCAGGAGTAAATACGCCCAAAGCCTATCCAGAATATCTGGGCTCCGGGGAATATATGTCACTTTATAATGAGGCAAGAGCCAATGACGGACTGTCTCCACTTTATTCTGAAAATGAGATCTACAACTACTCCTCAGGAGATAATATTTATAGGTATCCAAATGCTGATTATTATTCCCCGGAATATCTACAGGAGGCCTATTCCAGATATGACGGTAACTTGGAAATCTCAGGAGGAAATGAGACAGCCAGGTACTATACCAATGTAGGTTTCATGACAGAAGGCACAGTTCTCAATTTTGGACAAGCTGCCGAAAACAAGAACGAGCGCTTCAATGTACGCGGAAACATTGATCTGAACCTTAATGATTTCATTTCTGCCAAAGTGGATGCATCGGCTATTTTCTATAATAGCAAAGGAGTCAATTCCATCTATAGTATTGGAGAGGATAATATTGACTACTGGCAAGGCTCTACTATTTTGAGGCCTAACAGATTCGCACCGCTTATTCCTATTGATTATGTCGAGCAGGGAGACGATTCTTCATGGGATCTAATAGAGACTAGCGATCACTTGATTGATGGTAAATATCTCCTAGGTGGTACCCAGTTAGACCAAAAGAATCCTTTTGCGGATATCTACGCTGGCGGTTCAAACACATTCACTAGCAGGCAGTTTCAGTTCAACGCAGGAGTGGATGCAGACCTTAGAAATGTATTGGAAGGTCTATCCTTCAGCTCTCTTTTTGGTCTCAACTACAATACTTCTTATAACCTGTCATTTGAGAATGAGTATGCGGTGTATGAGCCTTCCTGGACTAATTACAATGGGATTGATCAGATTGAAAGATTCACAAAATACGGTCAGGATGCCAGTTCCAGAACCCAGAACACCAACAACAACTGGTTCCGTCAGACGGTCTCCTTCTCCGCTCAGCTAAATTACAAAAGAACTTATCAGGAAAAACATAACGTAAGTGCCATGTTGTTGGCAAACGGCTTCCAGATTTCGGAATCAGCGATCTATCATAGAGTAAGCAATGCCAATCTAGGGTTGTACTTGGCCTATAATTTCAAACAGAAATATTATGCAGAGTTCAGCAGTGCGCTCGTACATTCTGCCAAATTACCAAAAGGAAACCGTAAGGCCATTTCGCCGACCATGTCTTTGGGCTGGAGATTGAGTGGTGAGGAGTTTTTATCTTCCTCATCAGTGTTGGACGATCTGAGAATCTCTATCTCTGGCGGTATTCTCAACACCGATTTGGATATAGAGGATTTTTACCTGTATGAACCTATTTATACTGACGGGGGATCTTGGTACGAATGGAAAGATGGGTTGAATAACACGGGTACTGATGTGCGGCGAGGTGAAAACATGAACCTGACTTTTCCTAAAAGGGAAGAAATCAGTTTGGAAATGGAGGCTTCCTTATTCAATAAACTGGTATATCTGAATGGGTCTGTATTTACCAGTAGGATGACAGGGTTATTTGTCCAGAACAATATTTTATACCCAAGTTATTTTGTGACAGGCTGGCCAATCTCTTCTTGGATACCTTATGTGAATTATAATAACGACATCCGAAACGGGGTGGATTTCCAACTCAATCTGAATAAGAGAGTGGGCGAAGTGGAATGGACGCTGGGCGTATCGGGATTGTATTACAATACGAAAGCTTCAAAACGAGCCGAAAACTATGAGGATGGTTATCAGAATCGCCAGGGGATGCCTCTTGATGCAATCTGGGGTCTCGAAAGTATAGGCTTCTTCAGTGGGGTGGACGATATAGAAAATTCTCCCACACAGGCATTTGGTGAAGTAAGGCCGGGTGATATCAAGTACAAAGACCAGAATGGTGATGGGATTATCAATGCACAGGATGAAGTTTACCTGGGCAGGGGAGGATGGTCTGGAGCACCTTTGACTATGGGATTCCATGTTTCGGCCAAGGTGAAAAACTTCACGGTTTTCGCTTTGGGCACCATGAGAAGCGGAGCCTATGCCATGAAAAACAACGATTATTTCTGGGTAAATGCTGACGATAAATACTCGGCAGTAGTGAGGGACAGATGGACAGAGGAAACCCAGAATACAGCTACTTTTCCAAGGTTGACTACGCTCAATGGAGCCAATAATTTCAGGAGCTCGGATTTCTGGCTTTATAGCACCAACCGCTTTGATCTGGCCAAAGTACAGGTGTCCTACTCATTTCCTAAACGAATCCTAGGTAATGGATTTATTAAGGAGTTGGGGACCTATGTCAGTGGTTCCAATCTCTTGACAGTAAGTCCCAACAGGGAAATCCTAGAAATGAATATTGGAAGTGCTCCGCAGACGAGGTTTTACAATTTCGGTATCCAAGCAATGTTTTAA
- a CDS encoding RagB/SusD family nutrient uptake outer membrane protein, with protein sequence MNNSIKNIIKCGFLTVLILSATSCEDYLERSPDSIISEETAFQNFTNFQGFTEELYHCIPNFTLAYWVSAWNFGEDEIESTAGTFTVSYNFDRGNFWAWQAEQGGGVGWFDKGDASTTDGHHRKALWPLAWMGIRKANLGLENLYRLTDATDEERRFIEGQLLFFRGWFHFQLIQYFGGMPYIDTVLPSDEKLRLPRLTYKESADRITADLRRAADLLPLNWDDTTVGKNTIGKNTMRINKAMALGYLGKNLLWAASPLMNYTTTGNKSYDATYAKNAADVFGELLQLVETGQTIYSLMPFAQKSNLFYTTGQNWAMPGGTEAMFRAPTTGANGSNFQISKQFMPLLISQGDATMFMPTANYVHDNYGMANGLPLPDDITKADPESGYDPNYPWKGRDPRFYSDITYDGVKVIQGAIPDASEERNRYANLFTNGSYRNLSNGSRTGYMSRKFVPLRANKYDNAYDWGASLHINVPYMRLADIYLMYAESVLMGYNSPSTPSATFSKTAIEAVNVIRDRAGMANVHSRFTGSVEDFLPELRRERAVELAFERHRFTDLRRWMLLIEAPYTIKTSVELDRVGDFNVDDPTENRVANIREVVILERPFSERHYWLPLKVSDVSLYPEMTQNPGW encoded by the coding sequence ATGAACAATTCTATAAAAAATATAATTAAGTGCGGATTTCTGACAGTACTTATCCTGTCTGCCACTTCCTGTGAGGATTACCTGGAAAGATCTCCGGATTCCATCATTTCGGAAGAAACCGCCTTTCAAAACTTCACTAATTTCCAGGGATTCACCGAAGAGCTCTACCATTGTATTCCAAATTTCACATTGGCCTATTGGGTGAGTGCCTGGAATTTTGGGGAAGACGAGATAGAATCCACAGCCGGGACTTTTACGGTGTCTTACAATTTTGACCGCGGTAATTTCTGGGCTTGGCAAGCTGAGCAAGGTGGCGGTGTTGGATGGTTTGATAAGGGGGATGCTTCCACTACTGATGGTCATCATAGGAAGGCGCTTTGGCCATTGGCGTGGATGGGGATCCGTAAGGCAAATTTAGGTCTGGAAAACCTATATCGCCTTACTGACGCCACCGATGAGGAAAGAAGATTCATCGAAGGACAACTTTTGTTTTTCAGAGGATGGTTTCATTTTCAGCTGATCCAGTATTTCGGAGGTATGCCTTACATAGACACGGTTCTTCCCAGCGATGAAAAACTAAGACTGCCCAGACTTACTTACAAAGAGTCTGCCGATAGGATCACAGCGGATCTTCGGAGGGCAGCGGATCTATTACCTTTAAACTGGGATGATACCACTGTAGGAAAGAATACCATCGGTAAGAACACGATGCGGATCAATAAGGCTATGGCCTTGGGATACCTTGGGAAGAATCTGTTGTGGGCCGCAAGCCCGCTGATGAACTATACAACTACGGGCAATAAAAGTTATGATGCGACCTATGCAAAAAATGCGGCAGATGTCTTTGGGGAATTACTCCAACTGGTAGAAACAGGGCAAACAATTTATTCCCTGATGCCATTTGCACAGAAATCCAATCTCTTCTACACCACTGGTCAAAACTGGGCTATGCCAGGAGGGACTGAGGCGATGTTCAGAGCTCCTACCACTGGGGCTAATGGAAGTAACTTTCAGATATCCAAGCAGTTTATGCCTTTGTTGATCAGTCAGGGAGATGCGACCATGTTTATGCCTACGGCAAATTATGTGCATGACAATTATGGCATGGCCAATGGTTTGCCCCTTCCCGATGATATCACGAAAGCGGATCCTGAATCAGGATACGATCCCAATTATCCTTGGAAAGGTAGGGACCCAAGGTTCTACAGTGATATTACCTATGATGGGGTCAAAGTAATCCAAGGAGCTATTCCTGATGCCAGTGAGGAGCGGAATAGGTACGCAAATTTGTTCACCAACGGGAGCTATAGAAATCTGAGCAATGGAAGCCGTACTGGGTATATGAGCAGAAAGTTTGTGCCTTTAAGAGCAAATAAGTACGATAATGCTTATGACTGGGGCGCTTCTCTTCACATCAATGTGCCTTATATGAGGCTTGCGGATATTTACCTGATGTATGCTGAGTCAGTGCTGATGGGGTATAATTCCCCAAGCACTCCGAGTGCTACCTTTAGTAAAACAGCAATCGAGGCCGTAAACGTAATCAGAGACCGTGCAGGGATGGCCAATGTGCATTCCAGGTTTACAGGATCTGTAGAAGATTTTCTGCCTGAATTAAGACGGGAGCGGGCTGTGGAACTTGCCTTTGAGAGACATCGCTTCACTGACCTGCGAAGATGGATGTTGCTGATAGAGGCACCCTACACTATCAAGACATCGGTAGAATTGGATCGGGTAGGGGATTTCAATGTAGATGATCCTACTGAAAACCGAGTGGCTAACATCAGAGAGGTAGTCATTCTAGAGCGGCCATTTTCCGAAAGGCATTACTGGTTGCCGCTAAAAGTATCTGATGTGTCTTTGTACCCTGAAATGACTCAGAATCCAGGCTGGTAA
- a CDS encoding RagB/SusD family nutrient uptake outer membrane protein, which translates to MNTKILFFFGVILLLSGCQDLIEPAIENIQGRDDMLDRPRLAQGILINAYLRIPTNGWSYSEMATDDAVSSNPTNGFLNMATGQWASNNNPVAQWTGAQSAIQYLNVMLEDVDSVDFAVDPIVNQMFVDRLKGESYGLRALFMYYLLQAHGGLADGQLLGIPILTESQNVESEFNLPRNTFEECMTQLYADAELALNLLPLDLGNITDPSLIPSKYQNAGTGQYNRVFGDDAIQLVSGRIVRAVMAQAALLAASPAFNTSGDVQKWQTAAEHAAYILNTIGGVSGLAPNGVTWFTNTSELNSLGGGVNPAEILWRTSIGQSNNLERDNYPPTLFGNGLINPTQNFVDAFPMLNGYPVDLQESGYNPQDPYSGRDPRLRHFVVVNGSTAGPNNNVITTAIDGGNNDALNRVETSTRTGYYLRKLLRQDVNLNPNSTNEQVHVKPRIRYTEIFLIYAEAANEAYGPSGSGTAGYSAYDVIKAIRQRAGIGLENGDPYLESIRNDQAAMRELIRNERRLELSFEGFRFWDLRRWNADLRETAKGITIREGNHEVMNVENRVYNDHMIYGPIPYSETLKFSELKQNNGW; encoded by the coding sequence ATGAATACTAAAATATTATTTTTCTTTGGCGTCATCCTATTGCTCTCCGGCTGTCAGGATCTTATAGAGCCCGCCATAGAAAACATACAAGGGAGAGACGATATGCTGGACAGACCCAGATTGGCGCAGGGTATCCTGATCAACGCTTATCTGAGGATTCCTACAAATGGCTGGTCATATAGTGAAATGGCCACAGATGATGCAGTCAGTAGCAATCCTACCAACGGTTTTCTAAATATGGCCACAGGTCAATGGGCATCAAACAATAATCCCGTGGCGCAATGGACAGGGGCTCAATCAGCCATCCAATACCTCAATGTGATGCTGGAAGATGTGGATAGTGTGGATTTTGCCGTTGATCCGATTGTAAACCAAATGTTTGTGGACAGGCTGAAGGGGGAGTCCTATGGGCTTCGTGCTCTGTTTATGTATTACTTGCTTCAGGCTCATGGCGGATTGGCCGATGGGCAACTGCTCGGGATTCCTATATTGACTGAATCCCAAAATGTAGAATCTGAATTTAACCTGCCTAGAAACACTTTTGAAGAGTGTATGACCCAATTATATGCGGATGCTGAACTTGCACTGAATTTACTTCCTCTGGATCTGGGCAATATTACTGATCCTTCTCTCATTCCAAGTAAATATCAAAATGCCGGAACTGGTCAATACAACCGGGTTTTTGGAGATGATGCCATACAATTAGTATCAGGTAGAATCGTCCGTGCAGTCATGGCTCAGGCGGCATTGCTCGCGGCCAGTCCGGCATTTAATACCAGCGGGGATGTACAGAAGTGGCAGACTGCCGCAGAGCATGCCGCTTACATCCTGAACACTATAGGAGGTGTGAGTGGTTTGGCTCCTAATGGTGTGACCTGGTTTACCAATACTTCTGAATTGAATTCATTGGGTGGGGGAGTGAATCCTGCTGAGATTCTCTGGAGGACATCTATAGGACAAAGCAACAATCTGGAAAGAGATAATTATCCTCCCACACTATTCGGAAATGGGCTGATCAATCCTACCCAGAATTTTGTAGATGCTTTCCCTATGTTAAATGGATATCCTGTGGATTTGCAAGAAAGTGGCTACAATCCACAAGATCCTTATTCAGGACGTGATCCAAGGCTTCGCCACTTCGTGGTAGTAAATGGAAGTACTGCCGGTCCAAATAATAATGTGATCACTACGGCTATTGACGGTGGGAATAATGATGCATTGAATAGAGTAGAAACTTCCACACGAACAGGGTACTACCTTCGAAAGCTTCTTCGCCAAGACGTGAACCTGAATCCCAATTCTACCAATGAGCAGGTTCATGTGAAACCAAGAATCAGATATACTGAGATTTTCCTGATCTATGCAGAAGCTGCAAACGAAGCTTATGGGCCTTCCGGATCAGGTACGGCGGGGTATTCAGCATATGATGTGATCAAAGCTATTCGCCAGCGCGCCGGGATAGGGTTGGAAAATGGTGACCCGTATCTGGAGTCTATACGGAATGATCAAGCTGCCATGCGTGAACTCATCCGTAATGAACGGAGATTGGAATTGAGCTTTGAAGGATTTAGATTCTGGGACTTGAGGAGATGGAATGCGGATCTTAGGGAGACTGCAAAAGGAATCACAATACGGGAAGGAAACCATGAAGTGATGAATGTGGAAAATAGGGTGTACAATGATCATATGATATATGGGCCTATTCCATATAGTGAAACATTGAAGTTTTCTGAACT